The following proteins come from a genomic window of Streptomyces sp. NBC_01716:
- a CDS encoding helix-turn-helix domain-containing protein: MLGAIGLDARQESAYRALVALGAAEAADLAHRLAIPEQDTERALRRLEQQGLAAQSSARTGRWVAAPPAVALGALLTQQRHELERAELAAVLLAEEYRAESAGPAVHDLVEVVTGASAVAHRFHQLQLGATEEIRALVTGRPVVVSGVDNESEERVVTRGVRYRVVIEREVLSLPDGITELSAALGREEQVRVVDRVPTKLMIADGTLAMVPLTAGDAEPAALVVHASGLLESLSGLFEAVWRDALPLRLVPGGDGAGRDGATVTEDPADGPDETDLEVLSLLLAGMTDASVAKQLDLGLRTVQRRVKGLMELAGVTTRLQLGWHAYEKGWVARDPRG; encoded by the coding sequence GTGCTGGGAGCAATAGGTCTCGACGCGAGACAGGAGTCGGCGTATCGCGCCCTGGTGGCGCTGGGCGCCGCCGAGGCCGCCGATCTGGCACATCGGCTCGCGATTCCCGAGCAGGACACGGAGCGCGCGCTGCGCAGGCTGGAGCAGCAGGGGCTGGCCGCGCAGTCGTCGGCCCGGACGGGCCGCTGGGTGGCCGCGCCGCCCGCGGTGGCGCTGGGTGCGCTGCTCACCCAGCAGCGCCACGAGCTGGAGCGGGCCGAGCTGGCGGCCGTACTGCTCGCGGAGGAGTACCGGGCGGAGTCGGCGGGGCCCGCCGTGCACGATCTGGTCGAGGTGGTGACGGGGGCGAGCGCGGTGGCGCACCGTTTCCACCAGTTGCAGCTGGGGGCGACGGAGGAGATCCGCGCGCTGGTCACCGGCAGGCCGGTGGTGGTGTCGGGGGTGGACAACGAGTCCGAGGAGCGGGTGGTGACGCGCGGTGTCCGCTACCGCGTGGTGATCGAGCGGGAAGTGCTCTCGCTGCCCGACGGGATCACGGAGCTGTCGGCGGCTCTCGGCCGCGAGGAGCAGGTACGGGTCGTCGACCGGGTGCCGACGAAGCTGATGATCGCCGACGGGACCCTGGCGATGGTGCCGCTGACGGCGGGCGACGCGGAGCCCGCGGCGCTGGTGGTGCACGCCAGCGGCCTGCTGGAGTCGCTGTCGGGGCTCTTCGAGGCGGTCTGGCGCGACGCTCTGCCCCTGCGTCTGGTGCCGGGCGGGGACGGGGCCGGCCGGGACGGGGCGACGGTGACGGAGGACCCGGCCGACGGGCCGGACGAGACCGACCTTGAAGTGCTCTCGCTGCTGCTCGCGGGGATGACGGACGCGAGTGTCGCCAAGCAGCTGGATCTGGGGCTGCGGACGGTACAGCGCCGGGTGAAGGGCCTGATGGAGCTGGCGGGCGTGACGACCCGGCTCCAGCTGGGCTGGCACGCGTACGAGAAGGGCTGGGTGGCACGCGACCCGCGCGGCTGA
- a CDS encoding DUF456 domain-containing protein encodes MDVWQLVLVALVMLLGVIGVLIPGVPGPAIVWAAVVWWALSDTSATAWAVLIASTALLLLSQALRPLLPSRRTRRTGTRRRTLLAGGLAGIVGFFVLPVVGAVVGFVGGIYAVERVRLGSHRDGWASTRTVMRTSGYSLLVELFCCLLVMGTWIGAAVWG; translated from the coding sequence ATGGACGTGTGGCAGCTCGTGCTGGTGGCCCTGGTCATGCTGCTGGGCGTCATCGGTGTGCTGATTCCCGGCGTGCCGGGGCCCGCCATCGTCTGGGCCGCCGTGGTCTGGTGGGCGCTGAGCGACACCTCGGCGACCGCCTGGGCGGTACTGATCGCGTCCACGGCGCTGCTGCTGCTCAGCCAGGCGCTCAGACCCCTGCTGCCGTCCAGACGCACACGCCGGACGGGGACGCGGCGGCGCACGCTGCTGGCCGGCGGGCTCGCGGGGATCGTGGGGTTCTTCGTGCTGCCGGTGGTGGGCGCTGTCGTGGGCTTCGTCGGCGGGATCTACGCGGTGGAGCGCGTACGGCTGGGCAGCCACCGGGACGGCTGGGCGTCGACACGCACGGTGATGCGGACCTCGGGCTACTCGCTGCTGGTCGAGCTGTTCTGCTGTCTGCTGGTGATGGGCACGTGGATCGGCGCGGCGGTCTGGGGCTGA
- a CDS encoding M23 family metallopeptidase, protein MTRLRRLSTTFAGALLVLVGMLTVPAGAAEAAEAGASDTAAVAAAPNFKAPYPCGQRWTYSHHSAEVRRALDFVRADGGTTNGTPALASAAGTATRHSQPSGAGNYISIDHGGGWTTYYFHLGSFSVAGGQFVNQGQQIGTTGSSGNSTGPHLHYEQLLNGVGQNIVINGGGLPYPGSYNQHYLTSDNGCGGGGGTPFMTWGTGVSVRADARLNAAIITRLPGPTSVHVLCQKQGDTVNAEGYTNNWWSKLRDQGGFISNIYIDHPAAQLPGVPIC, encoded by the coding sequence GTGACCCGTCTCAGACGCCTATCGACCACATTCGCCGGTGCGCTCCTCGTACTCGTCGGGATGCTGACGGTACCCGCCGGAGCGGCGGAAGCGGCCGAAGCCGGCGCCTCCGACACGGCAGCCGTGGCCGCGGCGCCCAACTTCAAGGCCCCCTACCCGTGCGGCCAGCGGTGGACCTACAGCCACCATTCGGCCGAGGTCCGCCGTGCGCTGGACTTCGTACGCGCCGACGGCGGCACCACCAACGGCACCCCCGCCCTCGCGTCGGCCGCCGGCACCGCGACCCGGCACAGCCAGCCGAGCGGCGCGGGCAACTACATCTCCATCGACCACGGCGGCGGCTGGACGACGTACTACTTCCACCTCGGTTCCTTCTCGGTGGCCGGCGGACAGTTCGTCAACCAGGGCCAGCAGATCGGTACCACCGGCTCCAGCGGCAATTCCACCGGCCCCCATCTGCACTACGAGCAGCTGCTCAACGGCGTCGGCCAGAACATCGTCATCAACGGCGGCGGCCTTCCCTACCCCGGCAGCTACAACCAGCACTACCTCACCAGCGACAACGGCTGCGGCGGAGGCGGCGGCACGCCCTTCATGACCTGGGGCACCGGAGTCAGCGTCCGCGCCGACGCCCGGCTGAACGCCGCGATCATCACCCGGCTGCCCGGCCCGACCAGCGTCCATGTCCTCTGCCAGAAGCAGGGCGACACGGTGAACGCCGAGGGGTACACCAACAACTGGTGGAGCAAGCTGCGCGACCAGGGCGGCTTCATCTCCAACATCTACATCGACCACCCGGCGGCCCAGCTCCCGGGCGTGCCCATCTGCTGA
- a CDS encoding N-acetylmuramoyl-L-alanine amidase: MTLISGWRRGRAALLGTVVAASLALTGQPASAAPYPGGGSDAAAGTGVMNTAFSKAAAEYDVPRDLLVALGYGETHLDGHGGRPSQANGYGVMHLVSRPKHQTLERAAKLTGESVAELKKDTAANIRGAAAVLRAVADEQGLDATDRDSLAEWYPVAAEYGAAANDRTARLYADTAYDLLNKGLRAQAAGNEQILVTAHKVTPHRGKYAGIPSDFGVLSDDYPAALWVPASTSNYQTGRTSAINKVVIHVTQGSYAGSISWFQNPASKVSAHYVIRSSDGQVTQMVRDANTAWHARSGNPSSIGIEHEGFVADPSWFTDSMYRSSAALTRHLTAKYGIPRTRTGIVGHSEVPGNDHSDPGANWNWTYYMSLVNGGTGDPGPGPGTSFPTWGTGVSIRQEATTTSAQVASLAGPTSVKVQCQKRGQLVNYQGYSNDAWSYLPDYGGYISNIFIDVSDSWLPGVPTC, from the coding sequence ATGACCTTGATCTCAGGCTGGAGGCGCGGCCGGGCCGCGCTCCTCGGCACCGTGGTCGCCGCGTCACTGGCCCTCACCGGCCAGCCCGCGAGCGCCGCGCCCTACCCCGGCGGCGGCTCGGACGCCGCTGCCGGCACCGGCGTCATGAACACGGCGTTCTCGAAGGCCGCCGCCGAGTACGACGTACCCCGTGATCTGCTCGTCGCCCTCGGATACGGCGAGACGCACCTCGACGGTCACGGCGGAAGACCCAGTCAGGCGAACGGCTACGGCGTGATGCACCTGGTCAGCCGGCCGAAGCACCAGACGCTGGAACGGGCCGCGAAGCTCACCGGCGAGTCCGTGGCCGAGCTGAAGAAGGACACGGCCGCCAACATCCGCGGCGCCGCCGCCGTTCTGCGCGCCGTCGCCGACGAGCAGGGCCTGGACGCCACCGACCGCGACTCGCTCGCCGAGTGGTACCCGGTCGCCGCCGAGTACGGCGCCGCGGCGAACGACCGGACGGCGCGGCTGTACGCGGACACCGCGTACGACCTGCTGAACAAGGGCCTGCGCGCGCAGGCCGCCGGCAACGAGCAGATCCTCGTCACGGCCCACAAGGTGACGCCCCACCGCGGCAAGTACGCGGGCATCCCCTCCGACTTCGGTGTGCTGAGCGACGACTACCCGGCGGCCCTCTGGGTCCCGGCGAGCACGTCGAACTACCAGACCGGCCGTACGTCGGCGATCAACAAGGTGGTCATCCACGTCACCCAAGGCTCGTACGCCGGCTCCATCAGCTGGTTCCAGAACCCGGCGTCCAAGGTCAGCGCACACTATGTGATCCGCTCGTCGGACGGCCAGGTCACCCAGATGGTCCGCGACGCCAACACCGCCTGGCACGCGCGCTCGGGCAACCCCAGCTCCATCGGGATCGAGCACGAGGGCTTCGTCGCCGACCCGTCCTGGTTCACCGACTCGATGTACCGCTCGTCGGCCGCGCTGACCCGCCATCTCACCGCCAAGTACGGTATTCCGCGCACCCGTACGGGCATCGTCGGGCACAGCGAGGTACCGGGCAACGACCACAGCGACCCCGGGGCCAACTGGAACTGGACCTACTACATGTCGCTCGTCAACGGCGGCACCGGTGACCCGGGCCCCGGTCCCGGCACCTCGTTCCCGACGTGGGGCACCGGCGTGAGCATCCGTCAGGAGGCGACGACCACCTCGGCGCAGGTCGCGAGTCTGGCGGGACCGACGTCGGTCAAGGTCCAGTGCCAGAAGCGCGGACAGCTGGTCAACTACCAGGGGTACAGCAACGACGCCTGGTCCTACCTGCCGGACTACGGCGGCTACATCTCGAACATCTTCATCGACGTCTCGGACTCGTGGCTGCCGGGCGTGCCCACCTGCTGA
- a CDS encoding ArsR/SmtB family transcription factor, with protein MLRVDLRGRELNRLRVADGADALWEAALSLHLLQNQHVPPAFAPWRREVRTALERAGLASAVRELMLLCPAAEYFPDFLTPGRGELDLDIGVDRLLSTPRRRLAADLTRLYARRPGSVPATVRRLSEGDVEALRWLGSTLRRYYSVAVVPYLPAIRAQAAADRSRRAEAALGGGAEGLLASYEEMPGWRCEDGILRTPYPLSRELQLSGQTLTLVPGFFCVGTPLALVDHELPPVLVHPLSPAPGWLVRSRQGEATRPVAQLIGTSRARLLELLDRPMTTTGLAGALRMAPSTASRHASVLREAGLLTSHRHGNRMMHHRTQLGKALLDGPAP; from the coding sequence GCGCTCAGCCTGCATCTGCTCCAGAACCAGCACGTCCCGCCGGCCTTCGCGCCCTGGCGGCGCGAGGTCCGCACCGCCCTGGAACGCGCCGGACTCGCCTCGGCCGTACGGGAGTTGATGCTGCTCTGCCCCGCGGCCGAGTACTTCCCCGACTTCCTCACTCCCGGCCGGGGCGAGCTGGACCTCGACATCGGTGTGGACCGTCTGCTGTCAACTCCCCGCCGCCGCCTGGCCGCTGATCTCACGCGACTCTACGCGCGCAGACCCGGATCGGTCCCGGCCACCGTACGGCGGCTCTCCGAGGGCGACGTGGAGGCGCTGCGCTGGCTCGGCTCGACACTGCGGCGCTACTACTCCGTCGCCGTGGTGCCGTATCTGCCCGCGATCCGCGCCCAGGCCGCGGCCGACCGTTCGCGCCGCGCCGAGGCGGCGCTGGGCGGGGGAGCGGAGGGGCTGCTGGCCAGTTACGAGGAGATGCCCGGCTGGCGCTGCGAGGACGGGATCCTGCGCACGCCGTACCCGCTCAGCCGTGAACTCCAGCTGTCCGGGCAGACGTTGACCCTGGTGCCGGGCTTCTTCTGCGTCGGTACGCCTCTGGCCCTGGTCGACCACGAGCTTCCCCCGGTGCTGGTTCACCCGCTCTCCCCGGCCCCCGGGTGGCTGGTGCGTTCCCGGCAGGGTGAGGCGACGCGGCCGGTGGCCCAGCTGATCGGCACCTCGCGGGCCCGGCTGCTCGAACTGCTCGACCGGCCGATGACGACGACGGGGCTGGCGGGGGCGCTGCGGATGGCTCCCTCGACGGCGAGCCGCCACGCCTCCGTACTCCGCGAGGCCGGTCTGCTCACCTCGCACCGGCACGGCAACCGGATGATGCACCACCGCACCCAGCTGGGCAAGGCCTTGCTGGACGGCCCCGCGCCCTGA